A DNA window from Linepithema humile isolate Giens D197 chromosome 6, Lhum_UNIL_v1.0, whole genome shotgun sequence contains the following coding sequences:
- the LOC105673250 gene encoding ribosome biogenesis protein WDR12 homolog, producing the protein MEVESVKKHRLKNKSEAKSVMNTNENDAQIQICFVTKQQRYAVPNYPLSTHSSIIPDELNTIVNTLLKESNVIEDDVEFDFLVCSQFLRTSLLEHIQERSGSIEELIEVEYVEKYPSPEPKNCLIHDDWVSAVASCGKKWILTGSYDNMLHIWTLKGKHHLVIPGHTSPVKAVAWISLNDDKASFVSSSMDQTCMIWDWDITKNSVECVHICKGHKGSVEAVGINHDKTLMATGAWDNMLYIWSTSTQEEDNDGESASKKAKSEFANKTKVPKCAMKGHKQAISGIVWCDKTEIVTGSWDHTIKIWDSELGGIKHEIHGDKCFFSIDYSPLARAVIAGSADQHVRLYDPRSTEGTIVKAKFSSHTQWVMSVRWSTVNEHLFISGAHDNIVKLWDTRSLKIPLFDLMGHEDKVLSCDWSNPELIMSGGADNTLRIFKSKHVPC; encoded by the exons ATGGAAGTTGAATCTGTTAAAAAGCATCgccttaaaaataaatcagagGCTAAATCAGTGATGAATACGAATGAGAACGACGCCcaaatacaaatttgttttgtaaCCAAGCAGCAGCG ATATGCAGTACCGAATTATCCTTTATCGACGCACAGCTCAATAATCCCCGATGAATTAAACACTATAGTAAATACACTTCTGAAAG AATCAAATGTTATCGAAGATGATGTGGAGTTTGATTTTCTGGTCTGCTCGCAATTCCTGCGTACTTCTTTGCTGGAACATATTCAGGAGAGAAGCGGTTCTATAGAAGAGTTGATAGAAGTGGAATATGTGGAGAAGTATCCTTCACCAGaaccaaaaaattgtttgatacATGATGACTGGGTGTCAGCCGTCGCCAGTTGTGGGAAAAAATG GATTCTTACTGGTTCTTATGACAATATGCTTCATATTTGGACATTGAAAGGCAAACATCATCTTGTGATTCCTGGACACACATCTCCCGTTAAAGCAGTGGCCTGGATATCTCTTAACGACGACAAGGCTTCTTTTGTTAG TTCATCGATGGATCAGACGTGCATGATATGGGACTGGGATATAACGAAGAATTCTGTTGAATGTGTACATATCTGTAAAGGACACAAGGGAAGTGTTGAAGCGGTTGGCATCAATCATGACAAAACGTTAATGGCGACTGGTGCCTGGGACAATATGCTGTATATATGGTCAACGT CTACACAGGAGGAGGACAATGATGGAGAATCCGCATCGAAAAAGGCAAAGTCAGAGTTCGCTAATAAAACTAAG GTTCCAAAGTGCGCGATGAAAGGACACAAGCAGGCGATCAGCGGGATTGTGTGGTGCGACAAAACGGAGATTGTCACGGGTTCGTGGGACCACACCATAAAGATTTGGGATTCCGAATTGGGCGGCATCAAGCACGAGATCCACGGCGACAAGTGCTTTTTCAGTATAGATTATTCGCCGCTGGCGCGCGCTGTGATAGCGGGATCGGCCGATCAACATGTGCGACTGTACGATCCGAGATCTACAG agGGCACAATTGTGAAAGCGAAGTTCAGTTCTCACACGCAGTGGGTAATGTCAGTGCGCTGGTCGACGGTGAACGAACACCTCTTCATTTCGGGAGCACATGACAATATCGTCAAACTCTGGGACACAAGAAG CCTCAAGATACCGCTCTTCGATCTCATGGGACACGAAGACAAGGTCCTTAGCTGCGACTGGTCGAATCCTGAGCTGATAATGTCCGGTGGAGCGGACAACACTCTAAGGATATTCAAATCTAAGCACGTTCCATGCTAA